From the Limanda limanda chromosome 2, fLimLim1.1, whole genome shotgun sequence genome, one window contains:
- the mettl26 gene encoding methyltransferase-like 26, with the protein MLSAAAAERNKEPIVAVLRESAGTGRALQALEVSSGTGQHVTHFAQALRNITWQPSEYDPQSIDSIDAYRAHYQLSNVKPAIHLDASQPHQSWGGIQPESLDLVVNINMIHISPMACTEGLFKGVGEVLKPQGLLFTYGPYAVNGEITPQSNVDFDSSLRQRNPKWGLRDISVLSSLAQQSGLFLEKIVDMPANNKCLLFRKESLV; encoded by the exons ATGCTGAGCGCCGCCGCCGCGGAGAGGAACAAGGAGCCCATCGTGGCGGTGCTGCGGGAGAGCGCAGGCACCGGCCGAGCGCTGCAGGCCCTGGAGGTGTCCTCCGGCACCGGGCAGCACGTCACCCACTTCGCCCAGGCCCTGCGGAACATCACATGGCAGCCCTCGGAGTACGACCCCCAGTCTATAGACAG TATAGACGCGTACAGAGCTCACTACCAGCTGAGCAATGTGAAGCCTGCCATCCACCTGGATGCTTCGCAGCCCCATCAGAGCTGGGGGGGGATCCAGCCTGAGAGCCTCGACCTGGTGGTCAACATCAACATGATCCACATTTCCCCCATGGCGTGCACAGAG GGTTTATTCAAAGGGGTCGGAGAAGTGTTGAAGCCACAAGGTCTTTTATTTACATATGGG CCCTACGCAGTGAACGGAGAGATCACCCCACAGAGCAACGTGGACTTTGACTCCAGCCTACGACAGAG GAATCCAAAGTGGGGGCTTAGAGATATCTCCGTGCTGAGCTCTTTAGCACAACAAAGTGGTTTGTTCCTGGAGAAAATA GTGGACATGCCAGCAAACAACAAGTGTCTTCTGTTCAGGAAGGAGAGTTTGGTGTGA
- the LOC133025584 gene encoding girdin-like — translation MESGVFLPCLDQFMLSPLVTWVKTFVPNDGGMYLDFSELLDGVFLNDIMTQINPSATPQGANNLSRDPSLRIHNLNFLVQQIKTYYLDNLRQLIMIPLPNVLLLGRTPYCEQSLEEMKKLLLLLLGCAVQCERKDEYIERIQTLDFVTRAAIAAHIQELTHSQENVLDLQWLESSDINQDEMEAAARNMATHLRHLLDQRDVHLETIAELMQEKEGVVSLLGSPSSPGSGSYSPSIQQQQQAGSQQHLAVELADSKAKIRRLRQELEEKSEQMLDSRHELENMESELKRIQQENTLLLVEARAARTYRDELDALRERAIKADKLESEVGRYREQLHKMEFYKAKVEELKEDNRVLQETKEVLEDQLAGWRARSDKIHQLEKHSLMLKAQVHDMEQEREADRRRIEELQEENLTMCLAQRRSMEESQHLGWELEQLSMTSDNSQGQQTLNLEVSERTRSQMLKLEKENQSLLRTIEELRAASTSSSLRPKQRHCRDCDRVDRVVCDTNNWTPSTDAPSGPQTSCSNTGNQHNIFPLSTAPHQILNGDSNSHRRADTAELEEVHSEILLRDHPERHIQEKGQLEERGRGDFKDLMSDLEVLENIHNRLHCFVGSRDHSPGSKSSSPCHDSIFTGLPARPSYASKQTQRLEAKCKVLDSVNQQLQASLDNTDRKVQRLEAEVQELEAENQSLQATLEELRISARRLEQLETEKQSLEQETTALEKDKRQLEKENRRLRQQAEIQEANLDSSNVCMASLEREMRFLVKEVEGLRETAERVKGLERDNRELTKQAAIDHRTLATLREELVSEKLKTQQRDNELERLSNELEMKVLNQEESLHQAETPDTSRFKMLESELEASLKKSLQIKEDKMATLEARLQESSHLNQKLRQELRTARLSCEALQQRQQEEWTPSSSTPPTETSKAMSEWLRENQEATKELLKLKDRLIEVERNNATLEAERQAMQAQLKQLESQCVSQQAQILALQRQAASLQENNTALQTHNANLQVEKSTLSSQSASLMAQNAQLQQQQSGTESERDGAAREREELRGVHEQLLRDHERLAALHERQAMEYEALMGKHGCLKNAHRTLELEHRTLQDRYNSLLQQRTKLEDLEKALREEQMRIALEKEQHKTTAAECCRLRDEKDWLNQTYRQLLSDNELLTSDHKQLKSQLNEAKLEHTWLEADFSKLKKEFQQLDITSTKLNNQCELLSQLKGNLEEESRHLLGQIETLMLQNRTLLEQTMESKDLFHVEERQYIDKLNDLRRQKEKLEEKIMDQYKFYEPSPPRRRGNWITLKLKKLMKSNSREHGLEQLPMPTQSGVAEPHLSCHDSSSFLSSDGSGGAGDAISPKRNNSKLKMFPRMRSRLKDRDKVKSIFRRSMSLSSLASPAASWVDSSQQLEGSEADVDTLTSSLTTSILSIHHIDHPTTPPSSGSLHTTTDTVRDVSELWETDKDSNDSAVPLGFEDNDELQNHALNGAQSRALSESSGEFSLSLENEPWSNGSSPIQHPPSRRSSPSYQPPSDTSTPQHKDKASTMPVTSSQSSDLQAAPRQKDVGLSQDFWLTRGTKCIRKGSRGKVIRRSSDSGGAVKTNTGLSGMISKSSSSKVDTTRAIACSPITVLYVQGKASSMSGCLNCFSTPLGKEGRLKGPRSPTSLPRASSVISTAEGSSRRSSVNSECRVTIKTNRLQAQALEERDNQEETSSSNEQPHPDSKNSEPVPPLKPPRDPAVVVDCPKSPVQESLLGSSFTFNSVFSNTIFSDSVVTTTTGLDAPDNQTFLCLSPSLVRNCPGEGQESSHNKPQTELGVDNEQSHKAEQAAGMEEKDKPLTIA, via the exons ATGGAGAGTGGAGTGTTCCTGCCCTGTCTGGACCAGTTCATGCTCAGCCCACTTGTCACCTGG GTGAAGACCTTTGTGCCCAATGATGGGGGCATGTATCTGGACTTCTCTGAATTACTGGACGGGGTCTTCTTGAACGACATAATGACCCAAAT AAACCCCTCAGCTACTCCCCAGGGTGCAAACAACCTGAGCAGGGATCCCAGTCTGAGGATCCACAACCTGAACTTTCTCGTCCAGCAGATCAAGACGTATTATCTG GATAATCTGAGACAGTTAATCATGATACCTCTGCCAAATGTGCTGCTGCTTGGCAGGACTCCGTACTGTG AACAAAGTCTGGAGGAAATGAAGAAGCTCTTATTGTTACTGTTGGGATGTGCAGTCCAG TGTGAGAGGAAAGACGAATACATCGAGAGGATCCAGACGCTTGACTTTGTCACAAGAGCGGCAATAGCTGCACATATTCAGGAG TTGACCCACAGTCAGGAGAACGTGCTGGATCTGCAGTGGTTGGAGTCGAGTGACATTAACCAAGATGAGATGGAGGCCGCAGCAAGGAACATGGCCACGCACCTCCGTCACCTGCTGGACCAGAGGGACGTCCACCTGGAG ACTATAGCAGAGCTGATGCAGGAGAAGGAAGGCGTGGTTAGCTTGCTTGGTAGCCCCTCCAGCCCAGGGTCCGGCAGCTACTCTCCCagcattcagcagcagcagcaggcagggtCCCAGCAGCACCTGGCGGTGGAGCTGGCCGACTCCAAGGCCAAGATCAGACGACTCAGACAAGAACT GGAGGAAAAGAGTGAGCAGATGCTGGACAGCCGACATGAGCTGGAGAACATGGAGTCGGAGCTGAAGAGGATCCAGCAGGAG AACACCCTGCTGCTTGTGGAGGCGCGAGCAGCCCGCACCTACCGAGATGAGCTGGAcgccctgagagagagagccatcAAGGCGGACAAGCTGGAGAGCGAAGTGGGACGTTACAGAGAGCAACTGCACAAGATGGAGTTCTACAAGGCCAAAGTGGAG gAGCTAAAGGAGGATAACAGGGTGTTACAGGAGACCAAAGAGGTGTTGGAGGATCAGCTGGCAGGCTGGAGAGCACGCTCCGATAAAATCCACCAGCTGGAGAAGCACAGTCTGATGCTGAAGGCCCAGGTTCATGATATGGAACAG GAGAGGGAGGCTGATCGGAGGCGAAtcgaggagctgcaggaggagaacctgACCATGTGTTTGGCTCAGAGGAGAAGCATGGAGGAGTCTCAGCACCTGGGCTGGGAGTTAGAGCAGCTCTCCATGACTAGTGACAACTCCCAAG GCCAACAGACGCTGAATTTGGAGGTGAGTGAGAGGACCCGCAGTCAGATGCTgaagctggagaaggagaacCAAAGTCTCCTGAGGACCATAGAGGAACTGAGAGCCGCCTCTACCAGCAGCAGCCTGCGGCCCAAACAAAGACACTGCCGAGACTGCGACCGGGTTGACCGGGTGGTCTGCGACACCAACAACTGGACCCCATCAACAGACGCGCCTTCAGGGCCTCAAACCTCCTGCTCAAACACAGGAAACCAACATAATATATTCCCGCTGAGCACGGCACCACATCAGATTCTGAATGGAGATTCAAACTCCCATCGGCGAGCAGACACAGCAGAGCTGGAGGAAGTCCATAGTGAGATCCTCCTCAGAGACCATCCAGAGCGTCACATTCAAGAGAAGGGACAACTAGAGGAGCGAGGTAGAGGGGATTTCAAAGACCTGATGTCTGATCTGGAGGTTTTAGAAAACATTCACAATAGGCTCCATTGTTTTGTGGGATCACGTGATCACTCCCCTGGCTCAAAGAGCAGCAGTCCCTGCCACGACAGCATCTTCACAGGGCTGCCAGCACGGCCGTCCTACGCCAGCAAGCAGACACAGAGGCTGGAGGCCAAGTGCAAGGTCCTGGACTCAGTtaatcagcagctgcaggctTCTCTGGACAATACTG ACCGTAAAGTTCAGCGTCTGGAGGCAGAGGTTCAGGAGCTGGAGGCAGAGAACCAGAGTCTGCAGGCCACCTTAGAGGAGCTTCGGATCTCCGCGAGACGCCTCGAACAACTGGAAACCGAGAAGCAGAGTCTGGAGCAAGAGACCACAGCTCTGGAGAAAGACAAGAGGCAGCTGGAGAAAGAGAATCGACGCCTCCGCCAGCAG GCTGAGATCCAGGAAGCCAACTTGGACAGCAGTAACGTCTGCATGGCCAGCCTGGAGAGGGAGATGCGTTTTCtggtgaaggaggtggaggggttGAGGGAGACTGCTGAGAGGGTCAAAGGCCTGGAGAGAGACAACAGGGAACTGACCAAGCAGGCAGCTATCGACCACAGGACGCTGGCCACACTCAGAGAG GAGCTGGTGAGTGAGAAGCTGAAGACCCAGCAGAGGGACAATGAACTGGAGCGGCTGAGCAATGAGCTGGAGATGAAGGTCCTGAACCAGGAGGAGAGTCTACATCAGGCTGAAACACCAGACACCAG cagGTTCAAGATGCTGGAGTCGGAGCTGGAGGCGTCTTTGAAAAAGTCCCTGCAGATCAAAGAGGACAAGATGGCCACTCTGGAGGCTCGTCTGCAGGAATCCTCCCACCTGAACCAGAAGCTGCGCCAGGAGCTCAGGACT GCGAGGCTGAGCTGTgaggctctgcagcagaggcagcaggaggagtggACGCCGTCGAGCTCCACCCCCCCGACGGAGACAAGCAAAGCGATGAGTGAATGGCTGCGTGAAAACCAGGAGGCCACCAAGGAACTGCTGAAGCTCAAAGACCGTCTCATTGAAGTGGAGAGGAAT aATGCGACCCTGGAGGCCGAGCGCCAGGCGATGCAGGCCCAACTCAAGCAGCTGGAGAGTCAGTGTGTCAGCCAGCAGGCTCAGATCCTGGCGCTGCAGAGGCAGGCTGCCTCACTGCAGGAGAACAACAcagctctgcagacacacaacgcTAACCTGCAG GTGGAGAAATCCACGCTGAGCTCACAGAGTGCCTCCCTCATGGCGCAGAatgctcagctgcagcagcagcagtcgggGACAGAGAGCGAGCGGGACGGCGCCGCAAGAGAGCGCGAAGAGCTGCGTGGGGTTCACGAGCAGCTCTTACGAGATCACGAGCGGCTGGCTGCTCTGCATGAGCGGCAGGCCATGGAGTATGAGGCGCTGATGGGCAAACACGGCTGCCTGAAAAACGCCCACCGCACACTGGAGCTGGAGCACCGCACCCTGCAGGACAG aTACAATAGCCTGCTGCAACAAAGAACCAAGCTGGAAGACCTGGAGAAGGCCCTGAGGGAGGAGCAGATGAGGATCGCTCTGGAGAAGGAGCAGCACAAGACAACAGCAGCTGAATGTTGCAGGCTCCGTGATGAGAAGGACTG GCTGAACCAGACGTACCGTCAGCTTCTCAGCGACAACGAGCTGCTGACAAGCGATCACAAGCAGCTGAAGAGCCAGCTGAACGAGGCCAAGCTGGAGCACACGTGGCTGGAGGCCGACTTCTCCAAGCTCAAGAAGGAGTTTCAGCAGCTGGACATCACCTCCACAAAACTCAACAACCAGTGTGAG CTGCTGAGCCAGTTAAAGGGAAACCTGGAGGAAGAGAGTCGTCACCTGCTCGGCCAGATCGAGACGCTGATGCTGCAGAATCGAACGCTGCTGGAGCAGACAATGGAGAGCAAGGATCTGTTTCATGTTGAAGAGCGACAGTACAT TGACAAGCTTAATGATTTGAGGAGgcagaaggagaagctggaggaaaaGATAATGGACCAGTACAAGTTCTATGAGCCTTCGCCTCCACGCAG ACGTGGAAACTGGATCACTCTCAAACTGAAGAAGTTGATGAAGTCCAATAGCCGGGAGCAtggactagagcagctccccaTGCCCACACAGTCAGGTGTTGCTGAGCCACACCTGTCCTGTCACGACAGCAGCTCCTTCCTCAGCTCTGATGGCTCAGGCGGCGCGGGCGATGCCATCTCACCCAAACGCAACAATAGTAAGT tgaaaatgtttccCCGTATGAGGAGCAGGCTGAAGGACAGAGACAAAGTCAAGTCCATCTTCCGTCGATCCATGT CCCTGAGCAGCCTGGCCTCTCCCGCTGCCTCCTGGGTCGACAGCTCACAGCAGCTGGAAGGGTCAGAGGCTGATGTGGACACACTGACCTCATCCCTCACCACCTCCATCTTGTCCATTCACCACATTGACCATCCCACCACTCCACCATCGTCGGGCAGTCTCCACACCACCACAGATACTGTTCGGGATGTTTCCGAGCTgtgggagacag ACAAGGATTCAAATGATAGCGCCGTGCCACTTGGATTTGAGGACAACGATGAGCTGCAGAATCACG CTCTGAATGGCGCCCAGAGTCGCGCCCTCAGCGAGAGCAGCGGCGAGTTCAGCCTGAGTCTTGAGAACGAGCCGTGGTCCAACGGCAGCAGCCCTATCCAGCACCCCCCATCACGCCGTTCCTCCCCCTCCTACCAGCCACCCAGCGATACCTCCACCCCCCAACACAAGGACAAAGCTTCTACCATGCCCGTCACCAGCAGTCAGAGTTCAGATCTCCAGGCTGCACCGAGACAGAAAGATGTTGGGCTCTCACAGGACTTCTGGCTCACAAGGGGCACAAAGTGCATCCGGAAGGGGTCAAGAGGCAAAGTGATTCGTCGCTCATCAGATTCAGGGGGAGCAGTCAAAACGAACACAGGGCTCAGTGGGATGATTTCTAAATCAAGCTCAAGCAAAGTGGACACCACCCGAGCCATAGCTTGTTCACCAATCACGGTGTTGTATGTTCAGGGCAAGGCGTCCTCCATGTCTGGGTGCCTCAACTGCTTCTCCACACCTCTGGGGAAAGAGGGGCGGCTGAAAGGGCCTAGGTCACCTACAAGTCTCCCTCGCGCCAGCAGTGTGATATCCACAGCAGAGGGCTCATCCCGGCGCTCCAGCGTCAACAGCGAATGCAGGGTGACCATCAAGACTAACAGACTCCAAGCCCAGGCTTTAGAGGAGAGAGATAATCAAGAGGAAACATCGAGTAGTAATGAACAACCACACCCAGACTCTAAAAACAGTGAACCAGTTCCTCCTCTCAAACCTCCCAGAGACCCAGCGGTGGTCGTTGACTGTCCCAAATCCCCCGTGCAGGAGTCACTTCTTGGCTCCTCGTTCACGTTCAACTCCGTCTTCTCCAACACCATCTTCAGCGATTCCGTGGTCACGACTACAACAGGTCTGGATGCGCCTGACAACCAGACCTTCCTCTGTCTCAGTCCATCTCTGGTGCGGAACTGTCCAGGCGAGGGCCAGGAGTCATCTCACAACAAACCACAGACAGAGCTCGGGGTCGATAATGAGCAGAGTCACAAGGCAGAACAGGCTGCTGGGATGGAAGAGAAGGACAAACCGCTCACAATTGCATGA
- the pld5 gene encoding inactive phospholipase D5: MAGPTPQEPVKTQQKCIAIFALLCCFSVLVALVCSSADLWGDAEDGVTEENCSRDCRIVLVENIPDDLSLPMDGGPHLPLSVGFHTLLEQAKHSVELVSPIWHLNFVDLETMPTNAKQGQLLFQQLLSLKSRGVKLKIASGLTNSADLKTLAAHNAEVHFVNMTALTRGGLHSSFVIVDRKHVYIGSADMDWRSLSKRKELGVLVFNCSCLALDLHRVFSFYWQLHERDYIPSIWSKRVTALYGRHSPLELQLNDTNATAYVSTSPDLLCSKDRTRDIDAIHQVIQSAETFIFISVTDYLPLVNRRFRGTSVTRYWSPIDEVIREAVVLRRVRVRLLISFWKKTHPLTFNFVTSLKSLCMHLHNCSLEVRFFSHREQKEDFQYGLNHNKYMVTDNAVYIGNHNWVGSDFAVNAGIGLVVQMKNDPKDRGVTILEQFKAVFERDWRSRYSKSLQGSKDPKSKYRSLRQEETKETKEENEWNSPLSL; this comes from the exons ATGGCGGGACCGACCCCACAGGAGCCTGTGAAG ACCCAGCAGAAGTGCATTGCCATCTTCGccctcctctgctgcttttcGGTGCTGGTGGCCCTGGTCTGCTCGTCAGCGGACCTTTGGGGAGACGCTGAGGATGGAGTCACAGAGGAGAACTGCAGCAGAGACTGTCG CATTGTGCTCGTGGAGAACATTCCAGACgacctctctctccccatgGATGGCGGaccccacctccctctctctgttggCTTCCACACTCTGTTGGAGCAGGCAAAGCACTCAGTTGAGCTGGTGTCACCGATCTGGCACCTGAACTTTGTGGATCTGGAAACAATGCCGACCAATGCCAAACAG GGTCAGCTTTTGTTCCAGCAACTGCTCAGCCTGAAATCTCGTGGGGTCAAACTGAAGATTGCAAGCGGTCTCACGAATTCTGCTGATCTGAAGACTTTGGCAGCGCACA ATGCAGAGGTTCATTTCGTCAATATGACAGCCCTCACCCGAGGAGGACTCCATTCCTCGTTTGTGATTGTGGATCGGAAGCACGTTTACATCGGGAGCGCCGACATGGACTGGAGGTCACTCTCCAAG AGGAAAGAACTGGGCGTGTTGGTGTTTAATTGCAGCTGTCTGGCTCTAGACCTCCACCGGGTCTTTTCCTTTTACTGGCAGCTCCACGAGAGGGACTACATCCCCTCCATCTGGTCAAAGAGAGTTACAGCCCTCTACGGGAGGCACAGCCCCCTGGAGCTGCAACTCAACGACACCAATGCCACTGCTTATGTGTCT ACCTCCCCTGATCTCCTCTGCTCAAAAGATCGCACCAGAGACATAGATGCCATTCATCAAGTCATCCAGAGTGCCGAGACGTTTATCTTCATATCTGTGACCGACTACCTTCCTCTGGTGAACAGGAGATTCAGAGGAACCTCAGTCACAAG ATATTGGTCGCCTATCGATGAAGTGATCAGAGAGGCCGTGGTACTGAGAAGAGTCAGAGTTCGTCTGCTGATAAGCTTCTGGAAGAAGACTCACCCCCTCACCTTTAACTTTGTCACCTCCCTCAAGTCGCTCTGCATGCACCTGCACAACTGTTCCCTCGAGGTG AGGTTCTTCAGTCACAGAGAGCAGAAGGAGGACTTTCAATATGGACTCAACCACAACAAGTACATGGTGACTGACAATGCTGTTTACATAG GGAACCACAACTGGGTCGGTAGTGACTTTGCCGTTAATGCAGGAATTGGGCTGGTGGTCCAGATGAAAAATGACCCTAAAGACAGGGGAGTAACAATCCTTGAGCAGTTCAAGGCTGTTTTTGAAAGAGACTGGAGGTCACGATACTCTAAGAGTCTACAAGGAAGCAAAGATCCAAAGAGTAAATACAGAAGCCTGCGACAAGAAGAAACTAAAGAGACGAAGGAGGAGAACGAATGGAACAGCCCTTTATCTTTATAA